From a region of the Deltaproteobacteria bacterium genome:
- a CDS encoding energy transducer TonB translates to MSQTFVSFGHYGDTERVPRQWFAALFTSSGVYAGIVLAAVALGFGTKELVSEKPVDVTFVEKIVKEEPPPPPPPVAEAKPQPPPAAAPVVRPDQKIRQLDKPPPPKELVAPKEMPQAAPLEADPSQDKGIAVFGEPGDGDPAGLEGGSKDGVAGGQVGAITLPEDAVPPLPAKSNAVPAYPQEARANGQTGTVILKVVILANGRVADVQVMRGDEPFVSAAVQAVKTWKYEPARYKGLPITVYRIIQIPFKLNA, encoded by the coding sequence ATGAGTCAGACCTTCGTCAGCTTCGGTCACTATGGCGACACCGAGCGAGTGCCCCGCCAGTGGTTCGCGGCACTGTTTACGTCATCGGGCGTCTACGCCGGGATCGTCCTCGCGGCAGTCGCACTGGGATTTGGCACCAAGGAACTGGTGAGCGAGAAACCCGTCGACGTCACGTTCGTCGAGAAGATCGTCAAGGAAGAACCCCCACCCCCCCCACCACCGGTTGCGGAGGCGAAGCCCCAGCCCCCGCCCGCCGCCGCACCGGTGGTGCGCCCCGATCAGAAGATTCGCCAACTCGACAAGCCGCCCCCGCCGAAAGAGCTGGTCGCCCCGAAGGAGATGCCGCAAGCCGCGCCGCTGGAAGCGGACCCGAGTCAGGACAAAGGTATCGCGGTGTTCGGCGAGCCCGGCGACGGCGATCCGGCCGGACTCGAAGGTGGTTCGAAGGACGGAGTCGCCGGCGGCCAAGTGGGCGCGATCACGTTGCCCGAGGACGCGGTGCCGCCGCTGCCGGCGAAGAGCAATGCGGTGCCTGCGTACCCGCAGGAAGCGCGCGCCAATGGCCAGACCGGGACGGTGATTTTGAAGGTCGTGATTCTGGCCAACGGTCGCGTCGCCGACGTGCAGGTGATGCGCGGCGACGAGCCATTCGTCAGCGCCGCAGTGCAAGCGGTGAAGACCTGGAAGTACGAACCGGCTCGCTACAAAGGGCTCCCGATCACGGTGTACCGAATCATTCAGATTCCGTTCAAATTGAATGCCTGA
- a CDS encoding MotA/TolQ/ExbB proton channel family protein — MQFNFIEIFQHMGVPAMVVAAVLVTMGLASLTVFAERVITLRRSRATSRTFATAVGSQMDRGEFDEVLIEAEKHQQGHLPRVVRSALTTYRHAEQTADVTGLTPVERTVRHMERYMQEIGTDLRRGLAVLATVGSVAPFVGLLGTVLGIITAFQGIASTGSGGLSGVSAGISEALIETALGLAVAIPAVLAFNYLSGQIAHDELMLNHASGQLLDTLEDWAERKVATASRGARTAATPARPDRVEHRSGLAAVASAEGVA; from the coding sequence ATGCAATTCAATTTCATCGAAATCTTCCAGCACATGGGCGTGCCCGCGATGGTGGTTGCGGCGGTTCTGGTCACCATGGGCCTGGCTTCGCTGACCGTGTTCGCCGAGCGCGTCATCACGCTGCGCCGCTCGCGCGCAACTTCGCGCACGTTCGCGACCGCCGTGGGATCGCAGATGGATCGCGGCGAGTTCGACGAGGTGTTGATCGAAGCCGAGAAGCACCAGCAAGGTCACTTACCGCGTGTGGTACGCTCGGCGCTCACCACCTATCGCCACGCCGAGCAGACCGCCGATGTGACGGGACTGACTCCGGTCGAGCGCACCGTGCGTCACATGGAGCGCTACATGCAAGAGATCGGAACCGATTTGCGGCGTGGACTGGCCGTGCTCGCAACGGTGGGGTCAGTAGCTCCGTTCGTCGGCCTCCTCGGAACCGTGCTGGGGATCATCACGGCGTTCCAAGGCATCGCGTCGACGGGCTCCGGCGGGCTGTCCGGCGTATCGGCGGGAATCTCCGAAGCGTTGATCGAAACGGCGCTCGGCCTCGCCGTCGCGATCCCGGCGGTGCTGGCGTTCAACTATCTCTCGGGCCAAATCGCGCACGATGAGTTGATGCTCAACCACGCGTCGGGGCAGTTGCTCGACACCTTGGAGGACTGGGCGGAGCGCAAGGTCGCGACCGCAAGCCGTGGGGCGCGAACCGCGGCAACGCCGGCGCGTCCCGATCGCGTCGAACATCGCTCCGGACTTGCCGCCGTCGCAAGCGCGGAAGGTGTCGCGTGA
- a CDS encoding biopolymer transporter ExbD — translation MRVPPLSAGVQPEINVTPLVDVVLVLLIIFMVVVPRLDQDVQVELPGIFNPDPEIKLADPLKVTVAKAGEYIIGSEHYDLDRAIEYLSAEHAVDPYRRLVLRADASLTYGDVRAILARTQQVGFPGMSFLVGERHKSGAPLAAPAPAAAQAPVASEG, via the coding sequence GTGAGAGTTCCTCCACTCAGCGCCGGGGTCCAGCCTGAGATCAACGTCACGCCGCTCGTCGACGTCGTTCTCGTGCTGCTGATCATCTTCATGGTAGTCGTGCCCCGACTCGATCAGGACGTGCAGGTCGAGTTGCCGGGAATTTTCAATCCCGATCCTGAAATCAAACTCGCCGATCCGCTCAAAGTCACCGTGGCGAAAGCTGGCGAATACATCATCGGCAGCGAGCACTACGATCTCGACCGCGCGATCGAGTATCTCAGCGCCGAACACGCCGTCGACCCCTATCGGCGACTCGTGCTGCGCGCCGATGCCAGCCTCACCTATGGCGACGTACGGGCGATCCTCGCGCGCACACAGCAGGTTGGTTTTCCCGGCATGTCGTTCTTGGTCGGCGAGCGCCACAAGTCGGGCGCGCCGCTCGCCGCGCCAGCACCCGCAGCAGCGCAGGCGCCTGTGGCGTCGGAGGGCTAG
- a CDS encoding biopolymer transporter ExbD: protein MAMTVGTGAGKGPVPVMNVTPLVDVVLVLLIIFMVMTPLLTKKFWVHTPKQEKEEIKKEDLAKDPEPPLVLRVAADRTITVNGTTVPFEELADRLKRMFAAREDHILFFDAADDAPYGLAVEAMDRAREGGAVTIATLTSALTASDASTPP from the coding sequence ATGGCAATGACCGTCGGCACCGGCGCCGGCAAAGGACCCGTGCCGGTCATGAACGTGACTCCGCTGGTCGATGTCGTGCTCGTTCTGCTCATCATCTTCATGGTGATGACACCGCTACTGACGAAGAAGTTCTGGGTCCACACGCCTAAGCAGGAGAAGGAAGAAATCAAGAAGGAAGACCTCGCGAAGGATCCCGAACCGCCGTTGGTCCTGCGCGTGGCGGCTGATCGAACGATCACGGTGAACGGCACGACCGTTCCATTCGAGGAGCTAGCCGATCGCTTGAAGCGGATGTTCGCCGCGCGCGAGGATCATATTCTGTTCTTCGATGCGGCCGACGATGCACCTTATGGACTCGCAGTGGAAGCCATGGACCGCGCCCGCGAAGGCGGCGCGGTGACGATCGCGACCTTGACGTCGGCGCTCACCGCGAGCGACGCGTCGACACCACCGTAA